ATACTTGTATTTATTTAACCATGTCATCAACACTGTGCACGCCTATTTTTTACACTGTCATGATCCCCTTTATGTGGTCTCTTTTCCTCTTTCCTTGTCTATTTTGATCTAGCCCTTAGTTCCTTTGCCCTTAGTGCGAGCCCTTGAACCTCAATGAGCGCGTTTTTGATACTTAACAAGATGAAAATCACTTCTCATACCGATTGCACCTAATTCCAAAATAAATGCAAATTAGGCTTGTTCACACAAAAACATAACTCAAGACGTTCAAATGAGAAGAAACTACACAAAACACATAGAATTTTTGAGACATTAGTGAGATTCGTAGTAAGACTTAAGTCCATAATGGTGCATTAACTGCAAGAATGGAATGTACACCATGGGAGATCAGGGTTCAAATCTTAGTAGATGTAAAACaagattagtttttttttctttatttttcttcatatatCTAAATTTTGGTGGATAGAGCTATCCAACACCTATATTGGTGGAATGATGTTCATGGTAGAATAGTCTAGGTGCGAGCAATCGTGTTGcaagaattaaaattaaaagcagtgcttttatttttgttacaaGGCACATGCATTAGCATTTGCGTACTATATTTTCATCTAGATGTTGGAGCTTTATCCTTTTGCTAAATAGTTtaagaagaacaaaaaaaagcCATTTGGTTTGGATCTTTTGCACTAAAGTTCAAAATGGAGATAGCATTTCAGTACCCATCATTTACTTGGGAAAGGATCATTTCAGCCAAAGGCATTTGAGTGTTGTGGTGAAAGACTGTTTAACTAGTTGTTTGCTTTCATTTGTTTGGACAAGATTTTTATTGTTTTGCAAACTACATGAGAGAGTGGCTCCATTGCTTCTGAAGTTTCTTAAGGTAAAAATAGTCATACATATTAACTTGTCTCTATTAAAATATACATGCATAGGTTATATATTTAGCCTGAATATTCTGCTACTAGTATCTAACATTTGGCTATTGGCAGCATATGTTAATAGGACTTTTCTACGAGGAAATTGTGTGGGCAAAACAACTTTACCTTTCCATCGAAAACTTGTCTCTTTTTATCAAAAATCCTCTGCCAAATTTGGAGTAAGaatggaaagaaagaaagaaagatgagtTTTGTATACTATTCATAATGAAGGATTCATAATGTTACATACTGCTGGAAGatattttcttccatttgattccaACTGCCTTGTTTAGAGGGACACAAAGAAGAGGAGTGATTGAAGAAAATATTGCTTAGTACACCAAGAAAATATTGCATTTGTGGCCCAAGCTTTCTTCTtgtctttccttttgttttttttttgctttgaAATATGGAGTTCGTAATTTTCATGCTATGTTTTATAGATCAACCATGGAGATCTTGGCCATACCTGTCCTTAGGGTCCTTTGGAGGGAGTGGTTGACAAACTCTCACCAAGTTGTTAGTGAAATTTCAAACCATGAATtgaccatttattattttttccttattaaaaataattatttttgatcTTCCTAACCTACATCAGCAGATGTAAGCATATCTATGCTAAGACAGTAAATCCTATATCAGTTGTTAAAAATACAATGCAACGTTTATGGATAGCAAGGCATAATGCTCCTCAAAATCTGTATTTTGGAGATCTTGCTGCTTGTGCAAATCACAATAACTACTAAAATCCTTTTATGCTTATtttaaaggaaaaggttcagatTTACCTTTGAACTATGTGAAATGGTCTAGAACTCTAGATATGCCCTCCATTAATAGTTGGATTCAGGTATGCCCTTTTCGTTACAAAAATGGTACACATGCCCTTATTGATAGATGTAGCATTAGTTGTATCTATTCAGCATCTAAGCACTTTTATTAGCACCTGGGGCTGCCACGTGTTTCGTACATTGCAAAATATTAATGGTGGGCATATCTAGACCATTTTGCAAAATTAGGGGCGAATTTGACCTTTTTCATTTCGCTCGTTGTCCTTCATCTTCCTGAAAAACTACCTCACATCCTAGCCAAGAATCCTTCTTCATCACAATACCAACTCCTCAAAACACTCCATTTCTAACACCTATTTTTCTAACTAGAGTCTTTTCTCTAACCATCTCCAACTTACACATTCAAAGATGATTTTTGATGAGATATTATAATGGCTCTCTGTGTCTTGTTGATGAAGTTTGCTTTTGGCGAGAAAAGATTTCTATGGTGAGTTCTGTGGTTATGATAAGGTGTTGATTATGGTGATTTTTTGTCTTTTCGTTGAACATCGTGTGGTGGGGAAGGGCGGTGAGATGTGGTACTTGGTGTGGCATTTTTTAGGTGAGAAAATGATGATGGTGAGAAAGGTTTAGTACTTTTGGAGTGGAGGAGGAAGGTGAAGAAGATAGTGAAAAAGTGGTCGATGGTTGTTGCTGTTGGGCTTCTCGCTGATCTGGTTCTATCAGGGAAACATggcaaaaaaaatagtttttcgtTGGTGATAGTAGTTCGCAATGATGGTTTTTTGCCATGGTGGAGTTTTTTTCAGTGGGTCTTTGTGGCTGTCTTTTTGGAAAGGGTTTTGGAAAAGGGAGAACAGAGGCAAATGGAAGAAGGTCGTTGGTGGCCTCTCGGCTGTTTTGAAGTGAGGTTTTTTTTTGTGAGGGATCAACAGAGGTCTATTGATGGTTGATGAATGAGGTTATGGTGGTGCCGTGAAATGAAATTGTGGGACCAAGGTTTTTGCGGTATATTGTGGTGGACTGAAAAAAGAGATAGTGTGAGGTTTGGTGCCGCATCTTCTTTTCTATTAGGATTTGTTTAAAGAGGTGTTTGAGGAGTTAGTTATGCAACGGAGAAGAAACTTTAACTGAGAAGATTGGCGTATGAAGTGATTTTTTGGAAGATGAAGGACAGTgagtgaaaaaaaataaaaaaggatcaAATTTGCCCCTAAACTTTGCGAAATGGTCTAGATATGGCAACCATTACTAGTTGGCCAAGTGGGGAACACATGGCAGCCTTGGGTGCTAAATAAAGTTTTTAGATGCTAGTTAGATCCAACAAATGTTCTGGTTGTCAATAAGGGCATATATGTTGACTTTCGTAACGGCAAGGGCACAATTGACCCCAACTATTAACGGAGGACATATCTAGACCATTTTGCATAGTTCAGGGACAAATTTGGcattttctcttattttaaaGTTTAGATTATATATCACCTTTCCATAAATGGTAGAGTTTTCAAATCTGAACCGGTTAATTACATGTAGTAAGGTGGGATATAGATCTTTCAACCTAAATTGCAAAGAGACTCGTATTATACGAAAGGAGATATTTGGTGGCCTggaggattttttttctttctattctttGGAAGGTAGAGTCATAGCCTACCAATGGCCAATATATAGACATAATGTGACAGAGAAGgtaaaacaaagaagaaattgTTATTTGGGGAAAACAAGAAAGTGGGGAGAGCTTTTGTCTTTTTATCTTTGACAACTCAGGGTTCGTTATTACAATCCGGCAATGGCATGCATATTGTGAAAAGCAGAGCCATCAACCATAAAGTATGTTTCTACGTTAACGTTTGGAATTTGGAGTCTGGGACTTATAGCTTGTGTACTTTGCCTTGTTAACTCGTTCCACTattatttttctccaattggaacACTATACGAGTAGCTCTAAAAAAGTAAGACGAAACCCATTTTacttaattaaaaaaagaaatgagATGAAACCCCTCTTAATATGATAGACATAATTGCAAAAACCTACCAAATCCCCTTGCCAAGCACTGAGTCTAGTTTGAACTTTGCGGCAGAAGTAGCTCCATTCCATACTACAAGCAAAGAAAGGACTGGGTTATCCGCTAATTCTGGAGCTTATGTTATCATTAAGGGGCAAGGTGTTATAGAAGGGTGTAGCTTGAGACTTCTCAGCTGCAGGAACAAGAATTCCAAAATAGAATGACTTTGCAATTACAACCACAAGAAAGCCACCGCCCTCGGCCTTTAGGGATACAACAGCTATTGGCTTGGGGCTATCTTCCATATATGAAATTAAGAACCATATACATAGTTAACGGCATTGCTGAATGATATTGGTCCGTAAGTCTCTGCCAATCCTacatgtttttctttctttttctcctttttacaGTATCTTTTGATATACCTTCATCGTCATTTTTTCCCTTTATGGTGATGTTGCTTTTATGAATGTCTCGTCTGATTGATTATTCGTAAGAACCTGCATGGGGGATCAGCAGACTCATGAAGTTACGTTTGATCAACTTCTTTAAATCTTTTGCCAGGAAAAGATGGCCTTTTGGGGTATCCAATTCATACAATTATCCACGATTGCTGCATGTTGTACCAGCAGACTTTGGAAGTGATTCTTATTTAACAGCTTAGTGTTTTGTGTTCAGGATGGTGTCATTCTTGGAGCAGACACACGAGCGACTGAAGGACCCATTGTTGCTGATAAGAACTGTGAGAAGATTCATTACATGGCCCCTAACATATATTGCTGTGGAGCAGGGACAGCTGCTGATACTGAGGCAGTGACTGGTAATTGAGTTTGATATCCATGTATTTCTGTTTGTAATAATAACATCTCTTCTCAAGTTTCAAATCCTTGTCTCTCTATTTCTCTCTCATACCTTAAGTAGCAACTGCTATTTTATAGACATGGTCAGTTCCCAACTGAAGCTTCATAGGTATCACACTGGTCGTGAATCCAGGGTTGTGACAGCTCTTACTCTTTTGAAGACTCATCTTTTCAGGTGTGCTTATATTTTAATGTTGCTTCGTGATAGAATAACATCTTTGCATGCAATTAAATTGATAAAACAGAGGCCTAACTATGACTCTTAACCAGCTACCAGGGCTACGTCTCAGCTGCTTTGGTCCTTGGTGGGGTTGATGTCACAGGACCACATCTGCATACTGTGAGTGGTCTTGTGTTGGAGTCGCTTTagtatattattatttttcccattGTAGAAATCCTGAATGTTGCTGGTCAATTGCCTGTTCTCAGATTTATCCACATGGATCAACTGATACTCTGCCATATGCTACAATGGGTTCTGGTTCCCTTGCAGCGATGGCAATCTTTGAGTCGAAATACCGGGAAGGGTTAAGTGTAAGCTCATTTCCTGCAGCTACGTTTAGTCCACTGGATTTGGCCTCTATATATACATTGTAAATTATTAAATGTTGTGGAATTTTGGTGCAGAAAGATGAAGGGATAAAGCTAGTAGCAGAGGCCATATTGTCTGGGGCGTTCAATGATCTTGGTAGTGGAAGCAACGTTGATATCTGTATAATAACAAAGGTTTGATCTCCATTAGCAAGCAATGACAGAATTTTCTGCTTATTATACATAAAGCATGTAATATTTGGTTAGCATATCGTTTTAAAACTTCTACTGGTGATTGTTAGGGGCACACGGAGTACTTGAGGAATCATATGTTGCCTAATCCTCGCACCTATCCACAGAAGGGTTACTCATTCCCTAAAAGGACTGGTTAGTGTTCTCATACTTGGTCAGTGAAGAATCACATAGCCgatcccaacttgtttgggactaaGGCGCAATTGTTGTTTGCAATGTTTTCATACTTGTCAACCTCCAATGCAACTGAGATATATCTTGTTAAAAAGTACAAGTTTGTTTCTTTCAAATGCTTTGCATTCTGCCTGGGCTTTACTAATATTGTCAGTTGAATTGTTGTGCTTACAGAAGTTCTTCTTACAAAGATTACACCACTAAGAGAGGTGGTAGAGGTAATTGAAGGTGGAGATGCTATGGAAGAATAGCTGTATTGCAATGATGAGTTCCATTGTCATTTCTTTGAAGAAGTGTTACATTTTTAAACTATTTCCAGGAGTATGAACTATTGTAGTTTTTCCAAATGACCTACTAAATCTATTTCAGCAGACGTAGCTTTCAAACAAATTTGTTGCTAGAGAATGAAAGATTGGCTTGGTCTAAATGAAGGATTTTGTACTTTTTGTTGCCCTAGTGCTGTCAATAGTTTTTCTTGCAGTTTAAGTCGAGTTTTTGGGTTGTTTGCGAAGGAAAGAAAGATAATTATCGTCAATTATGGCAGAGAGAATGACAAAGATGTTTGCCCAGGTGCTGTATATAGCTTTTCTATCAATCTTTGCTGGGGTCACAATCTCctaattattttctcaaatgtagaaagcaaaatgacagaGAAGGAAAACATTTGAAGTGTTATTGGCCAATTTTGGATAAGGTGGATAAAATCTGCTGAAATAGTTGCAATATCCGGAAATTATTGTGAAAACCGCAGTATTTTGCActggttcaagccgtggaaatagcctctcgaagaaatGCAGGGTAAAGCTGCGCACAATAGACTCTTATGGTCCGGCCCTtctccggaccccgcgcatagcgggagcttagtgtaccGGGTTGTCTTGCTGTATTTTTGCATTGCTAAAAAAAAGCGGGTGAAGCTAACAAATGTACAAATATAGTAGTTCGAACATCGAAGATAGtgctccctccgtttcaatttaaatgagatagtttgactcgcatgaagtttaagaaaaaaaaaaggtcttTTGAAAGTTATGGTCTTAAAAGTTAAGGATAAAAGcattgtggggccatgacatttgtgtggttggttataaaagtttctcattaagggtaaaatggataaaatgaagagtttaaagttaaattattttcaattgtagaaatgtattattttttttttaacggACTAATAAAAAAAGAGTGTTATTTGAATTGAAACAGAGCggctaaaaaaggaaaaagaaaacaaatagcaAAGCTGGTAAAAAAGTTCCCCAATCCGCCCTCCTGCGCTTGTGTGTGCTCCAAAATTACTGTAGTCAGTAATCCCTGGTATTATTAGAATGGTTTGTTTGCTTATCTTTCTCATTAGCCAAACAGGATTTTAGTCCTTTTGCCAAACCAAACCATTCCCAAATAATTGCGTCACTCGTGCCTCCTTACTATTGTTGTTTTTAAGGAATGTATTTTCGGGAAAGatttaggaaacccaaaaataatcttgtttgattcaaaaataaaactttttattGGAAAACATTTCTATAACCCAACTTGGCCAACTAAGTTTCTGGAAAATCAGCTCTCTTTTGTAAGCCAAACACACCGTCTTCAAAGTGCTACAGCTGCTATGGGAACAACTGCTTACAAGTATCTCTTCTCGCTTCCTTTCAAGCTTATATGTATGAAATAGTGGTTAGAATGTTCCTCAAATTGCATTATGAAAACTTTATTACTGAGTTATTCCAATAATACCACATGGAAAGTTTGGAAGATGTGTGCAAAAGTATAGTGAAGAAGGATTATCCACAAATAAACTGATCAAGAAATTCTTTTATCAGTTTGGAAGATGGCATGAATTGATAGATTATCTTCAAAATTTCAGCTCCAATGAGATCTATTATGGTCAAACGGCAAGCGCCAAGCCagcactaaatcaaatttaagcAGTGTAATGTGGGAGGTTGGAACATCATGAGAGATGCAAGCTGTAAAATTTTGTTTACAGATTAATATAATGGACGACTTGGTAGCAGTACCTTGGAAAATCAAGAGAGCTGTCCAGCGGATAAAAGCCAAGCCAAATCAAGTAAAATTAAGCCAAGTCACGCCAAGACAAGTAAGCTAAGCCAAGGTAAAAAGGTAATTAATTGGGATGGGTGGGTAGGTCAGGTAATTACTTTTAATTGAGTAGGTAAATGTTGTATTTTATGTTCAATGCGTATTTTGTATAATTTGCTCAAGAAATAAACCCTCAGTTGTCACTACATAGACACTTTTACATCCTACTTCTCAATCTATGTATAACCGAAACCTTGATATCGAATAACTTTACTTCAATTGAAATATACTTTTTTGGGGGGGCAACAGGAACACACTTATTCTTGGACACCAAACATCAAAAACTTATAATAGTACTCTTTTCATGCCTGCCGACAGCGCATGAGAATGGATTCTAATTGTTAAGGCAAACGCCACAATTCAGTCACATGTATGGTTGAATATGTCACGCCccgcgagaccggcacccggtgtcTCACCtaaccttgcgtaccaacttgcgactaagggactctgaacatataatgtcatactttggccatggggttacattgcaagacaatttgccaagcaaaatataaaactgaacggaaactaacgttgactaaacatcaatataacgctgggccgacaaggccatcataactactacagctgacaaaccaacaaaatatacatacaagcccaacatactgcactaactgacaggatatgtctac
The nucleotide sequence above comes from Nicotiana tabacum cultivar K326 chromosome 12, ASM71507v2, whole genome shotgun sequence. Encoded proteins:
- the LOC107830087 gene encoding proteasome subunit beta type-7-B-like; this encodes MILDGVILGADTRATEGPIVADKNCEKIHYMAPNIYCCGAGTAADTEAVTDMVSSQLKLHRYHTGRESRVVTALTLLKTHLFSYQGYVSAALVLGGVDVTGPHLHTIYPHGSTDTLPYATMGSGSLAAMAIFESKYREGLSKDEGIKLVAEAILSGAFNDLGSGSNVDICIITKGHTEYLRNHMLPNPRTYPQKGYSFPKRTEVLLTKITPLREVVEVIEGGDAMEE